From Mugil cephalus isolate CIBA_MC_2020 chromosome 4, CIBA_Mcephalus_1.1, whole genome shotgun sequence:
CCATTTCTGATCGTTGACTCTTATTCTCGTTTTGTCTCCTTCAGGCCGAGGAAGGGCAGAGGGGTGAAGAAATCAGAGGGGAAGAACGAGAGCGAGGACGCGCAGCAGCAGTTCAGCGAAAGCCAGCCGTTATACAGCAACGAGGAGAGAAGGGTACAGTCACTCATCTCTCTGGTCAACAAACTGTTTGTCAGTGAGCTCTCGTTCTCAGCAAACCCGGAGTCAGAGCTCTGTTCAAGATGTTGCTCCACTCATCCTAGCGGGTTCTTCACTTCTTCACTACCCCAACAGTCATTTAGAAGAATTCACAGAACATCTGTGAGATGAAACTCACACGACAACCTGATGTTGCAATTAGCGGATGTTGCACAGATTAACCCGATGGTGCCCTGTCTTTCCCAATGAGTTGTTCCCTCTAAAAACTCTAGACTCAGCATGAATGAGGATGAAACTTTTTGCGAACTGATGTTAATACTGTGTCTCAGCAGTGTTTCATCTTCATATGGCAACATTCAGCTTTAGGTTTTTAAATCCATTGTcttcattagtggacgctttactctgccatctagtggtagcaaaggttaaaccttatttatttatgattattaacgtttctagtttgatatgacgtgcaaaattaacacattttatcaatagcaacgagctacaacgttgctaattagcaagcactcgtttgaggacgttggtgcttcattgttcacaattctgtttttgcatgttcagttattaaaattaacagttttacattttgtcacacattgggtgacttctttatgatataaataatgaaataatcccagtgtccacatatgagtaCATTGTACTTCTGCTTCCTGTTCAAAAAGgatgcttagtttttgtacTTTGGTCCTAATCCTAATCCCAAATATTATACATTAAAActgcagaccaaataaaagctcaagtctcaggaggttaaagatgCAAATGACCAGTCTCCTCATTGGTCATGACTAAAGCTTATAATAAACATTAGAGCTTTCGTTAATGCACTATTCGCACGACAGAGTTTATTGGACTTTCTGATGCCCACTACTTGGTGTCCTTGCTAATGCATACAAGTCCAACCAAAGCCAGCTCTTCCAGCTTCATGTGTTTGTACGAATATGTTTTTACCGCTGGAAGACATTAAATTTATGTGTGTGGCTTCTGTCGCAGAGTAAAAGAAATTCCGGGTTTCGGGCGTCCGACGAGCTCTccagtgaggaagaggaaggcgTTCAACCGATCGAAGTAATTCTACCTGCACCGCATCACAAGGGGCACCCCACTACAGCCAGGCCGACGTTTGCAACAGTGTCGTCGGTTAGGAAGAGAAAACTAAAGTCAAACCTCAAACCTCCACTGAGACCTCAGGTAAACCTTACAGCTTCACTGTGTGTTAGatgtgtttaaaaacacaagtgtCCCATTGCTCCAGAAATCAGAAAAGTTTAAGTAAATTTTAGTGGTGCAAGATTTATAAGCTGTGTGCAAGctgtggaaaattaaaagttCTGGCACGACTTAACCTGCTACCAAGgtagatggaggaggaaaagaaattgtagaaaactccagcagcacttgtagtGTTTAGCGGTTGGGTCGTGTTCATgaagattgtgtgtttttataaataaacaacacacaccGTTTGATTTGAGGACAGGACGGGAACGGCGCCTCCGTTATGGTGAAGCCTCTTGAGGTGGAGCGGCTCAGGCCGAACGTCGGCTCTCGCCCCGCCTCAGATACTGACGACACATTGTGGGAGGAGCTTCTCCAGGGCCCTGACTCCGCCTCCACAGGAAGCAGCGACAGCGAGGCGAACGGGAGGTACAACGCTGGGATGGGCCCCTCACAAACCACCCCTCAGAGCAGCGACGACGAAAACCTCCAAGGAATCACCCGAGTAAGAAAATCGAGAGTTCTCCGATTTCCCACAGACCACGACATGTCCGTAACGTTCATACCTTTGCAAACACTGGAGACGTGAgtttctgttctcttctgttgtgtttcGTCTCAGTGCCAGCTGTCTTGGCTCCAGGCGTGTCACCCATCCAAGGACCGTGTCAGCGCCATCATTTGGGAGCAGGGCGAGTGTAAGAAAGCAGACATGTCAGTTCTCGAGATCAGCGGCATCATCCTCACACAGGTACACCTCTTCATTTTGCTTCATACTCAGCGAGAGAAGCAGCTTGgctagtgtgtgaatgtgaaacaCATGTGAAATCAAACCACTGCACAATGAGTGTTGACATCCAGCATTTGCACACGCACCCAGTTGCATCTGTAGCAATCCAGTGTCTTTAATAATTACACAGTATCAGCATGGGTTACTCTGCCTTTATCAAAGATACATAATCACTTTTGAACAATAGCATGTACATTCATAATATGTGTTCATTCAAAGCAGTAAAGAGAAATCACTTGATTTTAAGAGTTACATTTATTGCTGATTGACAGAATATTTGAACAGATCTTCCTTATCCAACTACTCCCTAATCTTTGTAACACTCTACCAGTCAAACCGGGCGACTCTCATCTCCAGTGCCTGTGTTTCTCATCGCCAGGTGAAGTTGGTGGAGCAGGGTTTGGGTTACCTTGCGCTCGGCGGCCTTATGACCGCGACCCTGGCGCTGCTTCCCTTCGCCTTCCGCTTGGCTCAGCGTCTGGACATGTCCAGCCTCGGCTCCCTGTCCGTGACGGAGCTGGCAGAAATGGCGGTGGGGCCGCGTGATGTCAGGGCCTACACTTTCTACTTCATCACTACAGTGCAGAGGGTCTGCCTCACGgggctcttcttcttcatgatGTGCGTGGCAGAGAGGACCTACAAACAGGTGAGCGCTGACTTCACGTAGCAATTAGAAGTGTTTGAGATGCAGCATCTCTCAAATGTGATAATTTGCTAATTagttttttgttagttttacattttatgtgaaactaGTGGAGAACATAATCAGTGggatcatttaaacatttaaatgatcaCTAGTATGAATAAATGGTTGAACCTTTCTCTCTGCTCATTGTAATTGTAAAGCAGTCATTCTAAAAACCATAtgagcattaaaataaatgaacgcATATGAACAcgatttttattgttttattcaccTGATTTCCTCTACTCTCCTTTTCATTTGGCCTcttgtgttttgctgtgtttgtgatTGCTGCATGCCTAAAAGGACTACTCCCCTGCTCATTTAGTACTACTGCTGAAGTGTTATATCTGACGGTTTATATCCATGTTTCCCCGACAGAGGCTCTTGTTTGCCAAGTACTTCAGCCACCTCACTTCAGCTCGCAAGGCCAAGATATCTGAGATCCCTCATTTCAGACTGAAGAAAGTGCAGAACATAAAGATGTGGTTGTCGCTTCGCTCTTTCCTCCGGGTTTGTGTTCTTCTACTTGTATTTCTGCAGTTTCACCACTAGAGGGCCGTCTTTGTCAAAATGTGtcattgatttgtttattcattgCAGAGACGAGGGCCGCAGCGCTCCGTTGATGTCATCGTCTCCTCTATTTTCCTTTTAGCACTTTCCATTTCGTTCATCATTTGTGCCCAGGTCAGtcgtgtatatatacatatctgtTTTCTTTGGAGAATGTTGAGGTGATAATATTGTGCAGATGAAGTAACTCAGAAAATGCAACTAATCTAATCATTACCTGAGTAAAGATAAGCCACGGAGGTAaaacataaaagataaaaagtgtTTTATCTGTTGTCGACTGCTCATATGAGCCCTTGTTCCTCTGCTCTGCCCCAGCTCCTGCACTCGCACAAGACATTCCTGGAGTCTATGACAAACTGGGAGCTCTTAGTGTGGGGCTCCTCCCTCATCCTCTTTCTGTTGCGACTGGCCACGCTGGGCTCAAAGACCAACTGCAAATACTCCAACTCCTCTGTGCTTCTCACCGAGCAGGTAGGCCCCCTGCCTGCAGGACACAGGAGGCTGCAGTTTATTATGTCTCAGTGGGTGCACCACCACCAGCTGATTGCCAGTCAGTATCAGTTATTGCAggtttaaatacatatttactgTTAACGGTGTGTAAAACTGTTCTTGGTTGCAGATCAATTTGTATctaaagatggagaaaaagccCAGTAAGAAAGAGGAACTCAACATAGTGAACAATGTTTTGAAACTGGCTACAAAACTGATGAAGGTAAGAATATGTTTTGACTGATTATGGGAATTACCTCTGATGTGTTTCTCTGAGTGCAAAAATATTGGATAATGAGTTCGTAATGTGACGTATTTTATTTCAGCTAAAATCTGATAAAGCAGATGTTTAAGAGTTTCTTCCTGGAGTGTccattatatataatattaacaGGCACGGGCTCAAAGTATTTTATCATACAGGAGCACTTAGGCTTGAGTTAGATTTGCTCAATGGCTAAATAGTTTAGGCGGGATCAAACCTTTCcttgaatgcttttttttttttttttttttaaaaaaaaagatcaaactAAAAATGTATAGCTATTACACAAATTATATAAAAGTGAGTGATTCCTTATTCTGAccaaaaatagttaaaatagtTCAGTCACCTTCCATACATTAGTTTATTTCTCCTCCAGACATCCCTAATACCCTCTTTCAACACATAAAaaattgtttccatttgttgttttgtgtggaaatttgtgttaaaatatattCGTTCGTTAAATTTCCTCTGGTGGatcagaaaagattttttttttttccgttcgccttccataaataataaatcctggctttgaccctttttttttggccccgGCTATGATTCCCTGTGTCGTGTAACGCTGTATTCCCTCCTACCTCCTCCAGGAGCTGGATACTCCATTCAGACTTCTGGGTCTGACAGTGAACCCCCTCATCTATAACATCACCAGAGTTGTCATCCTGTCTGCTTTGTCTGCTGTGGTCAGCGACCTGCTCGGTTTCAACATCAGAGTGAGTAGGGTCATAACGAAAGAGGTTAAAATTACACGAcctctgtttctgtgttgatGAGTGGGCAGATATCTACCCCTCAGTGAGCGTTGTAAGACATAAGTAAGTTGTGATACGTTGATATTGTGTCCCGGTGATTTTTGGTGCCACCAGCAGAAACTCATATTTACCACTCCTTCTATATGATATTTAGATGTTAATTACCTTAATGAAAGAGTGAGCCTTAAATGCACATTGAAGCTCAATACTGCcctctagatttttttttcaagtcaaGAAGGCACACACAGACTCAAGTTTGTCCTCAAGATTATTGAGAGGTAAGCtctgtacaatgacaataacaaatacaaactactgccacctgctcaTATGAAGAGTCATTTCCTTTCACATGAGTGTGGAATAAATGTTATAGCCTGGCTGTAGTCTCTGTCATCTGTTCAAGTGCTAATTTTTTGTTCCATGCACAGTAAGTTTTGCTGTTCTCTTTTTGATGTTGGTACCTTCAGTGACCTCATTCCTTAGGTTGAGATCTTCCACACAACATGGAAAATGTATACTTATGTAGCAAGGTACTGTGCAATGACAAACCTTCAGTGAAGGCAGAAAATACTTATAATAAGTTCATCATAAGAAATGCATTTCACACAACTTCACAAACTAAAGGGATATGTCAGTTAGGTCAATGATCTTTAGAGCAGAGTCGTCTGTGTCTTTTTGAAGTCTGTCGtaaactaatctaatctaatctaatcgcTTAATGGCTCTATTGCAAGGACTCAGTTGAACTTTAATGAAGGATGCaccactttcatttttttaagatgtCTTTTAATGACACTTTTATCTCTCCTGTTTAATTCGCAGCTGTGGAAAATCAAGCCCTAATGTGAAAGCAACTAACTACTACTTACAGTCGAACACTGGAGAGCAAGAAAACTCTGCTGCAGACCGCCTCTCACcgacggaagaaaaaaaaaaagtgtgcaaaCCTACTGACAGTATATTTAGTTGTCCGTGCCTTCCAGATGAAACTTCCGTCTGCGTTTCATCAGTCATTCACAGGCCTGAGATGCTCTGACAATCGCTCACATGCCGCTGCTGGCTGCTCAGCTGATCTGGCATACCACAGTTTCCATCAGCCGTGCCACAAACCCAGTGCCTCACTTCTGACCCCTGAATGTTCTTCTGGTTAAAAATAGCGGCAAGTTGACTTCATGCTTCTGTGGCATCCGGATTGACTAAGATATCTTGTACAGGTGTGTGGATACAAGCTGACCTGTAAATGAGTTGTATGCAGATAATGTAcattgtgtgttcagtgtgatgTTTCCGTCAGTATAGTACAAAAAGACAGTAAAAAGAAGGAGCATGCTACCGGAAGCCAGTACATCAAAATGGGCGGCCACGTGTGTTGAAAGGACTTATAATGTGGCTCCAGTTTGATTCCAACTTTTTGTACTACTATTTAAGGAGGGACATTGTGatttgtttgtgctttatttattcGGGGGATCTGTTTTAGCTCTTGTTATGGTACCTGTAAATGGCTCTTGGACCACTATCTGCCTTTTTGTATTGAGGACCactgtttaataaaataactatGCAAATAAGCTGGTTAtgcttaaataaaatgtttgacagAGGTGAATAAAGTTTTTTCCCATCCATGCTGGagtcaattttttttgttcattcgATTTCGTGCAGATTCGTTATGGTTTCAAGGCTTTTGAATTAGTGACACTGGACTGTGCAGTGGCGCATTCTGCAGT
This genomic window contains:
- the phtf1 gene encoding putative homeodomain transcription factor 1 isoform X3, giving the protein MDGSDSKGFGQSAALSVLLPVVDPGDLQAHLHLHPCALLHARPRKGRGVKKSEGKNESEDAQQQFSESQPLYSNEERRSKRNSGFRASDELSSEEEEGVQPIEVILPAPHHKGHPTTARPTFATVSSVRKRKLKSNLKPPLRPQDGNGASVMVKPLEVERLRPNVGSRPASDTDDTLWEELLQGPDSASTGSSDSEANGRYNAGMGPSQTTPQSSDDENLQGITRCQLSWLQACHPSKDRVSAIIWEQGECKKADMSVLEISGIILTQSNRATLISSACVSHRQVKLVEQGLGYLALGGLMTATLALLPFAFRLAQRLDMSSLGSLSVTELAEMAVGPRDVRAYTFYFITTVQRVCLTGLFFFMMCVAERTYKQRLLFAKYFSHLTSARKAKISEIPHFRLKKVQNIKMWLSLRSFLRRRGPQRSVDVIVSSIFLLALSISFIICAQLLHSHKTFLESMTNWELLVWGSSLILFLLRLATLGSKTNCKYSNSSVLLTEQINLYLKMEKKPSKKEELNIVNNVLKLATKLMKELDTPFRLLGLTVNPLIYNITRVVILSALSAVVSDLLGFNIRLWKIKP
- the phtf1 gene encoding putative homeodomain transcription factor 1 isoform X1 — protein: MTMARIAWYQEKIGAYDQQVWEKSLEKADLNGLESKPKRTGYIKSDLIDVDLVRGSTFSKAKPESPWTALTRKGLVRVLLFPFFFQWWIQVTSKPISTCILVLYFMQVAAVVLYLEVPGASASEVFGPMCLMLLLGTVHCQIVSTESSRWPSGSPAASSTTSPARRRRPRKGRGVKKSEGKNESEDAQQQFSESQPLYSNEERRSKRNSGFRASDELSSEEEEGVQPIEVILPAPHHKGHPTTARPTFATVSSVRKRKLKSNLKPPLRPQDGNGASVMVKPLEVERLRPNVGSRPASDTDDTLWEELLQGPDSASTGSSDSEANGRYNAGMGPSQTTPQSSDDENLQGITRCQLSWLQACHPSKDRVSAIIWEQGECKKADMSVLEISGIILTQSNRATLISSACVSHRQVKLVEQGLGYLALGGLMTATLALLPFAFRLAQRLDMSSLGSLSVTELAEMAVGPRDVRAYTFYFITTVQRVCLTGLFFFMMCVAERTYKQRLLFAKYFSHLTSARKAKISEIPHFRLKKVQNIKMWLSLRSFLRRRGPQRSVDVIVSSIFLLALSISFIICAQLLHSHKTFLESMTNWELLVWGSSLILFLLRLATLGSKTNCKYSNSSVLLTEQINLYLKMEKKPSKKEELNIVNNVLKLATKLMKELDTPFRLLGLTVNPLIYNITRVVILSALSAVVSDLLGFNIRLWKIKP
- the phtf1 gene encoding putative homeodomain transcription factor 1 isoform X2; this translates as MTMARIAWYQEKIGAYDQQVWEKSLEKADLNGLESKPKRTGYIKSDLIDVDLVRGSTFSKAKPESPWTALTRKGLVRVLLFPFFFQWWIQVTSKPISTCILVLYFMQVAAVVLYLEVPGASASEVFGPMCLMLLLGTVHCQIVSTESSRWPSGSPAASSTTSPARRRRPRKGRGVKKSEGKNESEDAQQQFSESQPLYSNEERRSKRNSGFRASDELSSEEEEGVQPIEVILPAPHHKGHPTTARPTFATVSSVRKRKLKSNLKPPLRPQDGNGASVMVKPLEVERLRPNVGSRPASDTDDTLWEELLQGPDSASTGSSDSEANGRYNAGMGPSQTTPQSSDDENLQGITRCQLSWLQACHPSKDRVSAIIWEQGECKKADMSVLEISGIILTQVKLVEQGLGYLALGGLMTATLALLPFAFRLAQRLDMSSLGSLSVTELAEMAVGPRDVRAYTFYFITTVQRVCLTGLFFFMMCVAERTYKQRLLFAKYFSHLTSARKAKISEIPHFRLKKVQNIKMWLSLRSFLRRRGPQRSVDVIVSSIFLLALSISFIICAQLLHSHKTFLESMTNWELLVWGSSLILFLLRLATLGSKTNCKYSNSSVLLTEQINLYLKMEKKPSKKEELNIVNNVLKLATKLMKELDTPFRLLGLTVNPLIYNITRVVILSALSAVVSDLLGFNIRLWKIKP